In Prosthecobacter sp. SYSU 5D2, one genomic interval encodes:
- the murG gene encoding undecaprenyldiphospho-muramoylpentapeptide beta-N-acetylglucosaminyltransferase: MKSKSKKSIHVLIACGGTGGHLFPGIAVGEVLSARGHQVTLLISEKKIDSIAASGHKDLHFEKMPFLAMPKPWSPKMISFLAGLWKGMSKCRKMIREKDVSVVLGMGGFTSFAPLFAGKKEKRRTFIHESNAIPGKANKLNARYADTVLCGLDACEEFFAPHSDVRVVGTPVRSSMRTASKEDPWEFFKLDKTKKTLLIMGGSQGARGVNRVVGMALEQFERMGIQVLHIAGPTDYEEVRDVYAKNPTLPQHVAAFCHRMDLAYRVADLAIARSGASSMSELAYFGVPSLLVPYPFAADDHQTRNAEVFSKAGAARLLTEKELNADILADVVREILLNPKKTDEMKRAVSKLAVRNSAEKIADLIVKEG; this comes from the coding sequence GTGAAATCCAAATCCAAAAAGTCCATCCATGTGCTCATCGCCTGTGGAGGCACAGGCGGGCACCTGTTTCCCGGCATTGCCGTCGGTGAAGTGCTCTCCGCACGCGGTCATCAGGTGACCCTGCTCATCAGCGAGAAGAAGATTGATTCCATCGCCGCGTCCGGGCACAAGGACCTGCATTTTGAGAAAATGCCCTTTCTGGCCATGCCGAAACCCTGGTCGCCCAAGATGATCAGTTTCCTGGCGGGCCTGTGGAAAGGCATGTCGAAGTGCCGAAAAATGATCCGCGAAAAAGACGTCAGCGTGGTGCTGGGCATGGGCGGCTTCACCTCCTTTGCGCCGTTGTTCGCGGGTAAAAAAGAAAAGCGCCGCACCTTCATTCACGAAAGCAATGCCATTCCCGGCAAAGCCAACAAACTGAACGCCCGGTATGCGGATACCGTGCTCTGCGGCCTGGACGCCTGCGAGGAGTTTTTTGCCCCGCATTCAGATGTGCGGGTGGTGGGCACGCCTGTCCGCAGTTCCATGCGCACGGCTTCCAAAGAGGATCCCTGGGAGTTTTTCAAGCTGGACAAGACCAAGAAGACTCTGCTCATCATGGGCGGCAGCCAGGGCGCACGCGGCGTGAACCGCGTCGTCGGCATGGCCCTGGAGCAGTTTGAGAGAATGGGCATCCAGGTCCTCCACATCGCCGGTCCCACCGACTACGAAGAGGTACGGGATGTGTACGCCAAAAATCCCACCCTCCCCCAGCATGTGGCCGCCTTCTGCCACCGCATGGACCTGGCCTACCGCGTGGCCGACCTGGCCATCGCCCGCAGCGGCGCCTCCTCCATGTCTGAGCTCGCCTACTTCGGCGTGCCCAGCCTGCTCGTCCCTTATCCCTTCGCTGCGGATGACCACCAGACCCGCAACGCCGAAGTCTTCTCCAAAGCCGGTGCCGCCCGCCTGCTGACCGAGAAAGAACTGAATGCCGACATCCTCGCCGATGTCGTGCGCGAGATCCTGCTCAACCCAAAAAAGACCGACGAAATGAAACGCGCCGTCAGCAAGCTGGCGGTGCGCAACTCGGCGGAAAAGATCGCGGATTTGATTGTGAAGGAGGGGTGA
- a CDS encoding UDP-N-acetylmuramoyl-L-alanyl-D-glutamate--2,6-diaminopimelate ligase: MILRDLIPHLDKPAVSGSLDTVINGLTYDSRTAGPGIAFVALRGKTSDGHDYIPKAIESGAAVVISEQAPPDDVKVPWVHVKYSRIALAQAAAFLHGEPAKNLAIAAVTGTNGKTTTAFLMHHLLNAGQKRCGLLSTVIYDLGGQQVPSTHTTPESLEIQGLLSQMRDNGCRAVSMEISSHALDQHRVHGLPIAAGVFTNLTQDHLDYHGSMEEYYAAKVRMFEMIARQPKGAMVINADDLWGRKLIARYEDTGKVIKFGYGVGFDYRAVNVRYDLTGTTFELEAKGRTFLVRTPLIGDFNVYNSLGALAAVQAMGLNLRETVALLKNAPQVPGRLERVTEATSKFQVFVDYAHTPDAIQNALSTLRALRPRRIIIVFGCGGGRDRSKRPLMAAAAEAGSDICVLTSDNPRNDDPQVIIADAVKGFTRPKNHVIMVDRREAIKIALENARGGDLVLIAGKGHEDYQEIQGKKHPFDDRRVVRQLMIQIAGNRDVERAEKQAEREMRDAERRRPYDR; the protein is encoded by the coding sequence ATGATCCTGCGTGATCTGATTCCCCATCTGGACAAACCGGCTGTCTCCGGCAGCCTGGACACCGTCATCAACGGCCTGACCTATGACTCCCGCACCGCCGGGCCGGGCATCGCTTTTGTGGCCCTGCGCGGCAAGACCTCCGACGGGCACGATTACATCCCCAAGGCCATCGAGTCTGGCGCGGCGGTGGTCATCTCTGAACAGGCCCCGCCGGATGACGTGAAGGTGCCCTGGGTGCACGTCAAATACAGCCGCATAGCCCTGGCTCAGGCCGCGGCTTTCCTGCATGGGGAGCCGGCGAAGAACCTGGCCATCGCCGCCGTCACCGGCACCAACGGCAAGACCACGACGGCCTTCCTGATGCATCATTTGCTGAATGCCGGGCAGAAGCGCTGCGGGCTGCTGAGCACCGTCATTTATGACCTGGGCGGTCAGCAGGTGCCCTCCACCCACACCACGCCAGAGTCCTTGGAAATCCAGGGCCTGCTGTCCCAGATGCGGGACAACGGCTGCCGGGCGGTCTCCATGGAGATCAGCTCCCACGCGCTGGATCAGCACCGGGTGCATGGCCTGCCCATCGCGGCCGGTGTCTTCACCAATCTGACCCAGGACCACCTGGACTACCATGGCAGCATGGAGGAGTACTATGCGGCCAAGGTGCGAATGTTTGAAATGATCGCGCGGCAGCCGAAAGGGGCCATGGTGATCAATGCGGATGACCTTTGGGGCCGCAAGCTCATCGCCCGCTATGAAGACACGGGCAAGGTCATCAAATTTGGTTATGGTGTGGGTTTTGACTATCGCGCGGTGAACGTGCGCTACGACCTCACCGGCACGACGTTTGAGCTGGAGGCCAAGGGCCGGACCTTCCTGGTGCGCACGCCGCTCATCGGTGACTTCAATGTCTATAACTCTCTCGGCGCACTGGCGGCGGTGCAGGCCATGGGACTGAATCTGCGGGAGACGGTGGCACTTTTGAAAAATGCCCCGCAGGTGCCCGGCAGGCTGGAGCGTGTGACGGAGGCCACGAGCAAGTTCCAAGTCTTTGTGGACTATGCCCACACGCCGGATGCGATCCAGAATGCGCTGAGCACCCTGCGCGCCCTGCGCCCGCGTCGCATCATCATTGTCTTTGGCTGCGGTGGCGGGCGTGACCGCTCCAAGCGCCCGCTGATGGCGGCCGCAGCGGAGGCTGGCAGCGATATTTGCGTGCTGACCAGCGACAATCCGCGCAACGACGATCCTCAGGTCATCATTGCCGATGCGGTGAAAGGTTTCACCCGTCCGAAGAACCACGTCATCATGGTGGACCGGCGGGAGGCGATCAAGATCGCTTTGGAAAATGCCCGTGGCGGAGACCTGGTGCTCATCGCTGGCAAGGGCCATGAGGACTATCAGGAGATCCAGGGCAAGAAGCATCCGTTTGATGACCGTCGTGTGGTGCGCCAGCTGATGATCCAGATCGCCGGCAACCGGGACGTGGAGCGTGCGGAAAAGCAGGCGGAACGGGAGATGCGCGACGCCGAGCGGAGGCGGCCCTACGACCGCTGA
- a CDS encoding FtsW/RodA/SpoVE family cell cycle protein — MAKRSVLILLLAVALLTGLGITMLASTSYYTREGGGEDYMTLWRQCTWVGISMGACVVMALVDYNVWFRWRWWLLGAASFGLLLCYEWYVAQALGYKPMIAARVNGAARWIGQGSVRIQPSEFAKLVLIIALAGWFASHENLERTFKHGLLIPGLILGLIVALIGGEVDLGNASVSAAVGAGIMFVAGTRFRFLAIIGGTALAALWAGIKLAPNRFERVMIIFDLEKHKETMGLQQWISKLAFGSGGLEGRGLGEGRMKLSYLPEAHTDFIFPMVGEELGFWGVTGTVAVFIMLTFAGMCIASYAPNRFGKLLGFGLTFLLALEALLNMGVTTALLPNKGLPLPFVSYGGSSLLAAMMAVGVLVNIHRQGVHLTWDQLPVIRRKRRWTPQL, encoded by the coding sequence ATGGCCAAACGCTCCGTCCTTATCCTGTTGCTTGCCGTGGCCCTGCTGACGGGCCTGGGCATCACCATGCTGGCCAGCACCAGCTATTACACCCGTGAAGGGGGCGGGGAGGATTACATGACCTTGTGGCGGCAGTGCACCTGGGTGGGCATTTCCATGGGGGCCTGTGTGGTGATGGCGCTGGTGGATTATAATGTCTGGTTCCGCTGGCGCTGGTGGCTGCTGGGGGCGGCGTCATTTGGGCTGCTGCTGTGTTATGAATGGTATGTGGCGCAGGCCCTGGGCTACAAGCCCATGATCGCCGCCCGCGTCAACGGTGCCGCACGCTGGATCGGCCAGGGAAGCGTGAGGATCCAGCCTTCGGAATTTGCCAAGCTGGTGCTCATTATTGCGCTGGCAGGCTGGTTTGCCAGTCATGAGAACCTGGAACGGACCTTCAAGCACGGACTTCTCATTCCGGGGCTGATCCTGGGCCTCATCGTCGCCCTCATCGGCGGAGAGGTGGATCTGGGCAATGCGTCCGTTTCAGCAGCGGTCGGCGCGGGCATCATGTTCGTGGCCGGCACACGCTTCCGTTTCCTGGCCATCATTGGTGGCACGGCGCTGGCCGCCCTGTGGGCTGGGATCAAGCTGGCTCCCAACCGCTTCGAGCGCGTGATGATCATCTTTGACCTGGAAAAGCACAAAGAAACCATGGGCCTGCAGCAGTGGATCTCCAAGCTGGCCTTTGGCTCCGGCGGGCTGGAAGGACGCGGCCTTGGGGAAGGGCGCATGAAACTGTCCTACCTGCCTGAGGCGCACACGGACTTCATTTTCCCCATGGTGGGAGAGGAACTGGGCTTCTGGGGAGTCACCGGCACCGTCGCGGTTTTCATCATGCTCACCTTCGCAGGCATGTGCATCGCCTCCTATGCGCCGAACCGGTTTGGCAAGCTGCTGGGATTTGGATTAACTTTTCTCCTGGCCCTCGAAGCGCTCTTGAACATGGGCGTAACCACTGCTTTGCTCCCCAACAAGGGACTGCCGCTCCCCTTCGTCTCGTACGGGGGGTCGAGCCTCCTGGCCGCCATGATGGCGGTAGGGGTCCTGGTCAATATCCACCGCCAGGGCGTTCATCTGACCTGGGATCAGCTCCCCGTGATCCGCAGAAAGCGCCGCTGGACACCCCAGCTTTGA
- the murD gene encoding UDP-N-acetylmuramoyl-L-alanine--D-glutamate ligase → MSKFAGQHFAILGAGRSGLGAARLARLHGAEVTVMDEGGPEKIQAALDKQHAEGFRTLSGQAVRELVVKPGDFDLVILSPGLDAGWPLPKKFTDAGVPLTGELEFAFNLTDMALVGITGTNGKSTCTELIAHLFNACGKKSVPCGNHGMSLSEVVASGVSYDVLSLEISSFQLETIQNYRAKASLWLNFAPDHLDRYPGMEEYYAAKARIFENVTADDVAIVRAGETVDTGNARRMTFSAYGEEADWTYEGGRIHAKPEGVTFDVKSGLRGRHNMENVMAAMMACQVHGLTLAEMRPALQSYQVPAHRCELVRVLNGREFINDSKATNLHALEACIGSMERPIVLIAGGKDKGLDYSPLRSSLNGQVRAMVCIGEIAHSLKTMFEDLLPCQTAADMADAVQQAAQISQPGDSIILSPGTSSFDMYTGYGQRGEAFRSAVLSLN, encoded by the coding sequence ATGTCAAAATTTGCCGGTCAACACTTCGCCATCCTGGGAGCAGGACGCAGCGGCCTTGGGGCTGCCCGTCTGGCGCGCCTGCACGGGGCGGAGGTGACGGTGATGGATGAAGGCGGGCCGGAGAAAATCCAGGCAGCTCTGGACAAGCAGCATGCAGAAGGCTTCCGCACCCTTAGCGGCCAGGCCGTGCGGGAACTGGTGGTGAAGCCGGGGGACTTTGACTTGGTCATCCTCAGCCCAGGGCTGGATGCCGGATGGCCGCTGCCGAAAAAATTTACCGATGCCGGCGTGCCCCTGACAGGCGAGCTGGAATTTGCCTTTAACCTCACGGACATGGCGCTTGTGGGCATCACGGGGACCAATGGGAAAAGCACCTGCACGGAGCTCATCGCGCATCTTTTTAATGCCTGCGGAAAGAAGTCCGTGCCCTGCGGCAATCACGGCATGTCCTTGAGTGAAGTCGTGGCCAGTGGCGTATCTTATGATGTGTTGTCCCTGGAAATCAGCAGCTTCCAGCTGGAGACCATCCAGAACTACCGGGCCAAGGCCAGCCTGTGGCTGAACTTCGCCCCCGACCACCTGGATCGCTATCCCGGCATGGAAGAATATTATGCCGCCAAGGCGCGCATCTTTGAAAACGTCACGGCAGACGATGTGGCCATCGTGCGTGCGGGTGAGACGGTGGATACCGGGAATGCCCGGCGCATGACCTTTTCCGCCTATGGCGAAGAGGCAGACTGGACCTATGAAGGCGGGCGCATCCACGCCAAACCGGAAGGAGTGACTTTTGATGTAAAGTCCGGCCTGCGGGGCCGGCACAACATGGAAAACGTGATGGCGGCCATGATGGCCTGCCAGGTTCACGGGCTGACGCTGGCGGAAATGCGCCCGGCGCTGCAAAGTTACCAGGTCCCGGCGCATCGCTGTGAACTGGTGCGCGTGCTCAATGGTCGCGAATTCATCAACGACTCCAAGGCAACAAACCTGCATGCCCTGGAAGCCTGCATCGGCTCCATGGAACGGCCCATCGTGCTGATCGCCGGCGGCAAGGACAAAGGACTGGATTACAGCCCGCTGCGCAGCTCTCTCAACGGCCAGGTGCGGGCGATGGTGTGCATCGGTGAGATCGCCCATTCCCTGAAAACCATGTTTGAAGACCTGCTGCCCTGCCAAACGGCGGCAGACATGGCGGATGCGGTGCAGCAGGCCGCGCAGATCTCCCAGCCGGGGGACAGCATCATCCTCAGCCCCGGCACCTCCTCCTTTGATATGTACACCGGCTATGGACAGCGCGGCGAAGCCTTTCGCAGCGCCGTCCTGTCCCTCAACTGA
- a CDS encoding DUF1080 domain-containing protein, whose protein sequence is MKYYLTPALLLALAGPLLSADKPAPDAPSPIGYSDTPVIPGTQWKVHDIDRPRPEYVAPGKKLGDAPADAIILFDGTNADAFVSKVKNAEGKPTAELGPCAWKIDNGELVVDGGDSWTKEEFASCQFHIEWKSEPHTAGNSQKKGNGGVFFMDRYECQMLDTYENPTYADGMTGCIYGQTPPLVNAVKKPGEWQTYDIVFTAPKLDGDKVIEPAYVTTFVNGVCVQVHTKIMGPTKHKNITDYTGSFPATAPLRLQDHKNNPPIRLRNIWVRKLP, encoded by the coding sequence ATGAAATATTACCTCACCCCTGCTCTCCTGCTGGCCCTGGCCGGCCCTCTTCTGTCTGCTGACAAACCGGCACCGGATGCTCCGTCGCCCATCGGCTACTCGGACACGCCTGTCATTCCAGGCACCCAGTGGAAGGTCCATGACATCGACCGCCCGCGGCCGGAATACGTCGCTCCTGGCAAAAAGCTGGGCGATGCCCCGGCCGATGCCATCATCCTTTTCGACGGCACGAATGCAGACGCCTTTGTTTCCAAGGTCAAAAATGCCGAGGGCAAACCGACGGCGGAACTGGGCCCTTGCGCCTGGAAAATTGACAACGGCGAGCTCGTCGTGGACGGAGGCGATTCCTGGACCAAGGAAGAATTTGCCAGCTGCCAGTTCCACATCGAGTGGAAGAGCGAGCCGCACACCGCAGGCAACTCCCAGAAAAAGGGCAACGGCGGCGTGTTCTTCATGGACCGCTACGAGTGCCAGATGCTGGACACCTATGAAAACCCCACCTATGCCGACGGCATGACCGGCTGCATCTACGGACAGACGCCTCCTCTCGTCAATGCCGTGAAAAAGCCTGGCGAGTGGCAGACCTATGACATCGTCTTCACCGCGCCAAAACTGGACGGCGACAAAGTGATCGAGCCGGCCTACGTGACCACCTTTGTGAACGGCGTCTGCGTGCAGGTCCACACGAAGATCATGGGCCCCACCAAGCACAAGAACATCACCGACTACACCGGCTCCTTCCCGGCCACCGCACCGCTACGCCTGCAGGATCACAAGAACAATCCTCCGATCCGCCTGCGCAACATCTGGGTACGCAAGCTGCCCTAA
- the murF gene encoding UDP-N-acetylmuramoyl-tripeptide--D-alanyl-D-alanine ligase produces the protein MKAIALQTLADFAEGRLSGPPSAGSRLVTRIVTDSRKVGKGDVFVALAGDKFDAHDFIPQVMAAGAAAVLVSRTEAAWSREACAVIEVVDTLLALQCLARCYRAWHQPLIIGLTGSNGKTSTKDLTALVMGIKVQTRATLGNLNNHIGLPLTLLSLEEGDECGVVEMGMNHPGEIKTLVDIALPDAAIVTNVGMAHIEYMGSQDAIGWEKATLPSNVHAEGVVVLNANDPYTPLISRHCQATVFTAGTEAGDVRAIDLRPGPDGTHFKLDFAGEVVETFLPVMGSHMVGNAALAACMGWAHGILPADIAAALSSARLTGGRMETKTVQDILFIDDSYNANPDSMKAGLATLASLKTPGKKIAVLGRMGELGIHARTGHEGIGQFAAGLNLAAVYTVGDEAAIISDAARDAGLRETLNFPDHETCAAHLKKLLQPGDAVLLKGSRSTGMEKVLSHFQKA, from the coding sequence ATGAAAGCCATCGCCCTCCAGACCCTGGCTGATTTTGCCGAAGGCAGGCTGAGCGGCCCCCCATCTGCCGGTTCACGCCTGGTCACCCGCATCGTCACCGACTCCCGCAAGGTCGGGAAAGGGGATGTGTTTGTGGCCCTGGCCGGAGACAAATTTGATGCGCATGATTTCATCCCGCAGGTCATGGCCGCCGGGGCCGCTGCGGTATTGGTGAGCCGGACGGAGGCCGCCTGGAGCAGGGAGGCCTGCGCCGTCATCGAGGTAGTGGACACGCTGCTGGCGCTGCAATGCCTGGCGCGCTGCTACCGGGCCTGGCACCAGCCGCTGATCATTGGCCTAACCGGAAGTAATGGGAAAACATCCACCAAGGACCTGACCGCGCTGGTGATGGGCATCAAGGTGCAGACCCGCGCCACGCTGGGTAACTTGAACAACCACATCGGCCTGCCGCTGACGCTGCTGAGCCTGGAAGAAGGGGATGAATGTGGCGTGGTGGAAATGGGCATGAACCACCCGGGGGAGATCAAGACGCTGGTGGACATCGCCCTGCCGGATGCGGCCATCGTGACCAACGTGGGCATGGCGCACATCGAATATATGGGCAGCCAGGACGCCATTGGCTGGGAAAAGGCCACGCTGCCGTCCAATGTGCATGCCGAGGGCGTGGTGGTGCTGAATGCCAATGATCCCTACACGCCGCTCATCTCCCGCCACTGCCAGGCCACGGTCTTCACCGCCGGGACGGAAGCGGGAGATGTACGAGCGATTGACCTGCGGCCAGGGCCGGACGGCACCCATTTTAAACTCGATTTTGCTGGGGAGGTGGTGGAGACCTTTCTGCCGGTGATGGGCAGCCACATGGTGGGCAATGCCGCGCTGGCTGCCTGCATGGGATGGGCACACGGCATCCTGCCGGCGGACATCGCCGCCGCCCTGAGCAGTGCCCGGCTGACGGGCGGGCGCATGGAGACCAAGACCGTACAGGACATCCTGTTCATTGACGATTCCTACAATGCCAACCCGGACTCCATGAAAGCCGGTCTGGCCACACTGGCCTCCCTGAAGACGCCGGGAAAAAAGATCGCCGTGCTGGGGCGCATGGGGGAGCTGGGCATCCATGCGCGGACCGGGCATGAGGGCATCGGCCAGTTTGCCGCCGGGCTGAATCTCGCCGCCGTCTATACGGTGGGTGATGAAGCTGCCATCATCAGCGACGCCGCACGCGATGCGGGGCTCCGTGAAACCTTGAACTTTCCAGACCACGAAACCTGCGCAGCGCATTTGAAGAAATTGTTACAGCCAGGGGATGCGGTGCTCTTGAAAGGCAGCCGCTCAACGGGCATGGAAAAAGTTTTATCCCATTTTCAGAAGGCATGA
- a CDS encoding M50 family metallopeptidase, translating into MLRFNLFGFPIVIHWVFWLTMAMLGGGFQANTPEAMQRVLVWVVAGFLSILIHELGHATVMRHFGAQQVHIVLHGFGGYAQGQRRFQRQQDFFVSAAGPFFQIAAGVAVWWLMDAWRPEARLGVYFMSSFVTVSLIWAVLNLFPIIPLDGGHIMQAILGPRQQRTALRISMICALGFGLYAITVGQIFIVIFFAMFAYNNWKQLKGEAPTMMP; encoded by the coding sequence ATGCTGCGATTTAACCTTTTCGGTTTCCCTATCGTCATTCACTGGGTCTTCTGGCTGACGATGGCCATGTTGGGCGGCGGCTTCCAGGCCAATACGCCGGAGGCCATGCAGCGGGTATTGGTCTGGGTGGTGGCTGGGTTTCTGTCCATCCTCATCCATGAACTGGGCCATGCCACTGTGATGCGGCATTTTGGGGCGCAGCAGGTGCACATTGTCCTGCATGGATTCGGCGGGTATGCGCAGGGGCAGAGGCGCTTCCAGCGGCAGCAGGATTTCTTTGTGAGTGCGGCGGGGCCGTTCTTTCAGATCGCTGCCGGAGTGGCTGTCTGGTGGCTCATGGATGCGTGGCGGCCTGAGGCCCGGCTGGGTGTGTATTTCATGAGTTCTTTTGTGACCGTCAGCCTGATCTGGGCGGTCTTGAACCTTTTTCCCATCATTCCGCTGGATGGCGGCCACATCATGCAGGCCATCCTGGGGCCGCGCCAGCAGCGGACCGCGCTGCGCATCAGCATGATCTGCGCGCTGGGGTTTGGCCTTTATGCCATCACGGTCGGCCAGATTTTCATTGTGATCTTCTTTGCCATGTTCGCCTATAACAACTGGAAGCAGCTCAAAGGCGAGGCCCCCACGATGATGCCCTGA
- a CDS encoding LysM domain-containing protein produces the protein MSTKKKDKLLLNLLEGERYKHRVAMVTDEGAFNQHEPNSNMARMFVVMLLIHVVVIGGIIVYDFMNGEEAPTTALAENYDQRPASTMPAAPVGLGLDDSLSLEEYSTYEWKSGDSIPLVARKLEVSEAALIKINNLQGRQINTNDVILYPKRPVKKAVGISVAGTNGELAKSATPQDTIGAAEVPMNLAVPEEEPAFSFTATIEDQLTPVPTVGPGTVVQDSPPVAAAPAEASGMAVLVELPEGNHTARMEEAPPAPAPPAPQPLAVKEEEKPVIKAIPYTPPAAAKELPPVQKAPVKKVAEAPPAPIKKAPVKPAAPSMGTHVVQSGETMYRIATKHGISVAALQAANKNAKPESLQIGMKLAIPRK, from the coding sequence ATGAGCACCAAGAAGAAAGACAAACTCCTGCTCAACCTCCTGGAGGGTGAGCGCTACAAACACCGAGTAGCCATGGTCACTGACGAAGGTGCCTTTAACCAGCATGAGCCGAATTCCAACATGGCGCGCATGTTTGTGGTCATGCTGCTCATCCATGTCGTGGTCATCGGCGGCATCATTGTCTATGATTTCATGAACGGCGAGGAAGCACCGACGACGGCCCTGGCGGAAAATTATGACCAGCGTCCTGCCTCCACCATGCCTGCGGCCCCCGTGGGCCTGGGGCTGGATGACAGCCTGTCGCTGGAGGAATACTCCACCTATGAATGGAAATCCGGCGACTCAATCCCCCTGGTGGCCAGAAAGCTGGAAGTCTCCGAAGCGGCCCTGATCAAGATCAACAATCTTCAGGGCCGGCAGATCAATACCAACGACGTCATCCTTTATCCGAAGCGGCCGGTGAAGAAAGCCGTGGGCATCAGCGTGGCCGGAACGAATGGCGAACTGGCCAAATCGGCAACTCCTCAGGACACCATCGGTGCGGCGGAGGTGCCCATGAACCTGGCCGTGCCTGAGGAGGAGCCTGCCTTCAGCTTTACCGCCACCATTGAGGACCAGCTCACCCCGGTGCCGACCGTGGGCCCGGGCACGGTGGTCCAGGACAGCCCGCCTGTCGCCGCAGCCCCTGCTGAAGCCTCCGGCATGGCGGTGCTGGTGGAATTGCCCGAAGGCAACCACACCGCAAGGATGGAAGAAGCCCCTCCTGCGCCTGCACCACCTGCCCCGCAGCCGCTGGCCGTGAAAGAGGAGGAGAAACCGGTGATCAAAGCGATCCCCTACACTCCGCCCGCTGCTGCCAAGGAACTGCCGCCCGTGCAGAAAGCACCGGTGAAGAAAGTGGCTGAAGCGCCCCCGGCACCCATCAAAAAAGCGCCTGTAAAGCCTGCGGCCCCATCCATGGGCACGCATGTGGTGCAGTCTGGCGAGACGATGTACCGCATCGCCACCAAGCATGGCATCTCCGTGGCCGCCCTCCAGGCCGCCAACAAGAATGCCAAACCTGAATCACTGCAGATCGGCATGAAGCTGGCCATTCCCCGCAAATAA
- the mraY gene encoding phospho-N-acetylmuramoyl-pentapeptide-transferase, with the protein MIYWLYEFRNWLEAADWISADSALYKLLNIFRYHTFRSGGAFVTAFVLSLLYGERLIRKLISLKIGQPIRTAEEVGRLYELQGKKAGTPTMGGILILGAIVVTTLIWAKWDNIMVWTILFTTVGLGALGFWDDYLKISKKNSKGVSARTKLVWQTSVAVLAGLLMAYAVPPDEGVTLRALYVPFFKEALITDMGIFSVLLFTLIIVGSSNAVNLTDGLDGLATGCSLTTALAYAGFGYVCGNAKYSDYLGVAHHTMANELPIVAMALAGACVGFLWFNAHPARMFMGDTGSLALGGCIATLAIGCKQEIVLALVGGVFVMEAMSVIIQVFSFKTRGKRVFRMSPIHHHFELGGWHENQVIVRFWALSLFFALLGLATLKLR; encoded by the coding sequence ATGATTTACTGGCTCTACGAATTTCGCAACTGGCTCGAAGCTGCCGACTGGATCAGTGCAGATTCGGCGCTGTACAAGCTGCTGAACATCTTCCGCTACCATACCTTCAGGTCGGGAGGAGCCTTTGTGACGGCCTTTGTGCTTTCCTTGCTTTATGGAGAGCGCCTGATCCGCAAGCTCATCTCGTTGAAGATCGGCCAGCCCATCCGCACGGCGGAAGAAGTGGGCAGGCTCTATGAACTTCAGGGGAAAAAAGCGGGCACTCCTACCATGGGCGGCATCCTCATTTTGGGGGCCATCGTGGTCACGACGCTGATCTGGGCCAAATGGGACAACATCATGGTCTGGACCATCCTTTTTACCACGGTGGGTCTCGGCGCGCTGGGCTTTTGGGATGACTACCTGAAGATCAGCAAAAAGAACTCCAAAGGCGTCTCAGCACGCACCAAGCTGGTGTGGCAGACGTCTGTGGCCGTCCTGGCCGGTCTGCTGATGGCCTATGCGGTGCCACCGGATGAAGGCGTGACGCTTCGTGCCCTTTATGTGCCTTTTTTTAAAGAGGCCCTCATCACTGACATGGGCATCTTTTCGGTGCTGCTCTTCACCCTCATCATCGTTGGCAGTTCCAACGCAGTGAACCTGACGGACGGCCTGGACGGCCTGGCCACCGGCTGCTCGCTGACCACGGCTCTGGCCTATGCCGGGTTTGGGTATGTCTGCGGCAATGCCAAATATTCCGATTATCTCGGCGTGGCTCATCACACGATGGCCAATGAGCTGCCGATTGTGGCCATGGCCCTGGCGGGAGCCTGCGTGGGCTTTCTGTGGTTCAATGCCCATCCGGCGCGGATGTTCATGGGCGATACGGGTTCGCTGGCGCTGGGCGGCTGCATCGCCACGCTGGCCATCGGCTGCAAGCAGGAGATCGTCCTGGCGCTGGTGGGCGGCGTGTTTGTCATGGAGGCGATGAGCGTCATCATCCAGGTCTTCAGCTTTAAGACGAGGGGCAAGCGGGTGTTTCGCATGTCCCCCATTCATCATCATTTTGAACTGGGGGGCTGGCACGAGAATCAGGTCATTGTGAGATTTTGGGCGCTATCGCTTTTCTTTGCCCTACTTGGCCTAGCCACACTTAAACTTCGCTAA